GTCTTCAATCGCCTGAAGCGTCGCGTGAGCAAGCATCAATGGGATTTTGCAGAATGTTTGAATTTCGCCCGCTTCTAAACGATTCGAATAGGTGTCAGCAACCGCAAGATTTCGTTTAGCGTAAGCAAACATCTCTTCATAATCCCAACCTTCGGGGAAATAATCTACCCCACGATCCAAATCTTCTTGTCGATTGCGAATAATATTAACAGCTTGCAATCCCCGACCAAAGGCAACCGCCTGGTCCCGATCTGTCTCAGTTCCATCGTACCATTGCCACAAGTCAGATAATAAAATTCCGACTAGCCCCGCAACATAATACGTATACTGATCTAGATCGAACTCAGTCTGAACTTCCCAATTTTTATCTACCCAGTCTGCCATCCCACTTGCCATCACGGCCGTAGATTTCAAGACACTGGGGGCCGCAGCTAAAGGAATTAATTGGACCCAATCCGCTAACCTTAAAGTCACTTCGGCTAATTGAGCTTGATAGGGTTCAAACAAGCGGGGAAAGTCCGGTTTTTTTTGTTGAGAAGAAGTTAACATCTCACTAACACTTCTTAATAAATCCATCTTTACTTCAGCTGAAAGCTGCGGGTGATCTTCGATTTCATCGATCGCTCTCATACACAGATAAGCAGCGGCAACAGCTCCCTGCAATTTTCCGGATAGACGACTGATCGGAATAAAAAATGTTCTACTCGTGCGTAGAAGCATGTCCATCGCGTCATCATGTAATTTATTATGGTCAGTCATGATCGACGATCCCCCTGTTCACTTCATTTCCGTATGTAAGGCTGTTCAAGATTATAGCATATAAATGACATTTAACCAAAGCCATCCCTGTTGACAAATTTCTCGTTTATGTTTAAATATTACAAACAAGTAACGAAACATTGTTGCTTGTAACAAAAGTTGTCGATATCCGCGTCGAGTCTAACTATCTTTTGTTAAAATTGTAATTGTTTCATTGGGCACAATAAATAGGTAACCAAAACTTTTAGTGAAGGAGTCGATTTTTTTATGACACTAACAGAAATGCTAAACAAGCAAGTCGCAAACTGGGGTGTGCTTTACATTAAATTCCACAACTTTCACTGGTATGTAAAGGGGGAGCAATTTTTCACTTTGCATACAAAATTTGAAGAGTTTTACACAGAAGCCGCCACGCACCTTGATGAATTAGCGGAACGGTTGCTAGCCCTTGGCGGAAAACCTGTAGCAACTATGAGTGGATTCCAAGAAGAATCTTCTGTAAGAGATGCGGCAGGTATTGAAACAGCAGAAGAAATGGTGCAAGAAACAGTTAGAGACTTCACCCAAATCATTGGCGAATTGAAGCAAGGCATGGAACTTGCCGAATCGGTTAACGATGAAATCACTGGCGACATGCTGTTAGCCATTCACTCGTCGCTAGAAAAGCATGTTTGGATGTTAAACGCTTTCCTAGGAAAGTAATGCTCATTTATAAACGAAAGCAGTCGGAGAACTCCTCCGGCTGCTTTTTCAATTGACAAATCACCTGCTTTCAGATCAAAATTAGCATATAAACACCATTGTAAACTTTGAATTAGTAATAAAAAGAGGATTTTCAGTTATTCCGCCGAAATATCTTAGTTAGTTATGTTAGAAGGGAGCTGGGTTCGTGCAAGGTTCAATAGGAACAACCACCTACATGGCGGTGGCTTGTCAAAAATGTAAATCGGAGCAAGTGGAGATGAATAAAAGAGGCTTCAGCTTGCCTACAATGTTCAGAACATTAGGAAACATGATTGGTCTTATGTTATTTTTACTTGTATTTTATTATATCGGGATTAAAACAGATATCTTAGTCGTAAAGACGATTGATGGCGACTTGGACGATGCGCCAGCAGCGGCAACAATGGCGATTATTAAAGGTATTGGCATTCTCGCTCTGCCGCTTAGCGCCCTGCTAGGCTTCCTTGGCAGCAGTCGATTAATCAAAGCTTGCAAAGCTTGTGGATTTAAGGCAATGGTCCCAAAAGCAAAATAAAAAAAAGTAGACCGATTGAATACGACGGTCTACTTTTTTTATTAAAACATACGCCCAATACGATCTTCATAAACTCTGAACACACACTCTAACATAAAAATAGCGTCGAGTCTTTCATCGATCGGCGCGTCAATTTTATTAATTTCTTCCTCCATTGAAACGCGAGCTTCTCTAATTGCGTTTAGGGTATTATACTGGCTGAAAAATCCTTCGAAATAATGTTCATCTAACATATCGATCGTAAGTTCCAATGTAGTACCTCCTGATTTGCGCTAATGCGGTCATTATATCGTTTATTCGACATTTAGTATAGCTAATTGTTTATGAACTCATATGTCGGAACATGGTAGCTGTAACTTTTGTAAATATCGTTAAGCCGTCGGTTAATCGTTTCCTTACTGAATTTTCTTTCTCTTTGCCCTTCGGCCCACTCTTTCATTTCTTCGTATTCTGGATCATTCTCATCCGCCATGATGTCCAAGTAGTACTGGAAACCCCCTTCTCCACCGACGTCTTCAGGAGGTCTTTCCCCTATCCCTTCTACAAAGGTCGCTTGAAAGAGATTTGATTTCACCACTTTTTCAAATGTGACGGTATGCTCCCACGAATCGCCAAAGTCGTACACATAAAGAAGCCCGCTATACTCAGGTAAGATCTCTTCTAAAGCGACAAATCGTTCGTAACAAATTTCCGTTCTTTCAAAATCTACAAAGTCCATCATTTCCGGATTATCATCCATCATAATTCTGAGCTTCTTCTCCACTGGTCTACTGACAAAATACTCATGCATGTGAGAGTTCTGCCAATCGAATACAGTTTGGATAATATTATGTAGATGTTGAAACGAATAAGTTGACGGAACGAGCACCCTTCTCCAAATCTCGTGATTCCCAATAGTAAGTTGAATCTTCAATTGATACAGATCCACATCAAAAATTTCCTGGTTCTCTCCGAACAATTCACGAAAACGAGCGATGGTTTTTTCAATGGGGTAGAATCCTTCATTTTTCCCGGCCATTTGGATCATTCTACCTGTGATCATACTAATATACTTTTGCGCGCTCACATCTTTGTCTATATATTCCCACATCACTTCTACCTCTTGAACCGAGCGATTTAATCTGGCTACCAAACTTCTATTCGCTGTCTTTGAAAATGAGAGTTCGCCAGCTTTTTCAAAATAGGCGTCAATGACTTCCTGGCTAATCCCTTCCGTTCGAAATACCCCAGTAATGGTTTCACGAATCAGCTGGCTTATTTCAGAAAGCGAAGGATCACGATGACTGGGGAGACAGATAACGGCTGGAAACTTTGTTTCATTGTTCATCAAAACAATCGTTCTTTCGTTGTCGTCATCTATAATCATGTTAGCATGCCAAGCCATAAAACTTTGCGGAAACGCCTCATACCCTTCTGCGGGAGCGAGCTCGCTTACTTTGATGCCTAGTTGATTAAGCAAGGCTCTTGTACATTGAATAATCATATTTTCACCTCGTCATCCATTTTATTCAGATTACGTTAGGTCATCATGACGAATAACAAACCATTTTATATCACACTAGTGATTTCCTCTTCTTCCATTATACCCTCTTGAGACTGTTTCAAGTGGCGCATCGTCCTCCACAGGTGATAAGCAATGCGATCAATCCAATGGATCGTGTGGACAATTTGAATCGCATCATCAATGTCCGTCTGACTAAGAACCGTTGTTTCAATAATGACTTTCCGATTTTTACGTCTCATCTCGGCCATTTCATGCGCATTTTTTTCCGCCTGTTCCACTAACTCGATAAAGCCCTCGTTCGATAAACGGTCAAACTCCTTAAACACATTTTCCGTTCTCGCGACTAGGTTATTTATTTCTTTATTTAATTTACAAAAAGAAGCCGAGCTTGATTCTTCTAACGCCCTTAACAACCGAGCCAGATGATCAATCACGTGAATAAGCGAAACCTGTCTTTCATAGTCTTGGTTCGTCGCTGCTAATGACTTGTTATTTGTTTGGGATAAAAATGTTCTTACTTCCGCTAATGCGTGACTGGCCTCTTCCAACTTCCCCATCATTTTCGTTGACATTTGCTTCGTCATAAATAACTCCGCGCCAACCGCGGCAATCACTTTTGTCACTTCGATTAACGTTCTTCTCACCGCTTCAAGGGCTACTTGTAAAATCGTGGCTACACTCGGATCTAAAAATTGGGTCAGTGTATCGCTTCGACCGGGAACAAGCCGCTCAAGCAATTGCGTAAATCTCGGTAACAAAGGCAATATGACCAACACCCCAACAACGTAAATCAATGTATTAAAAACGGTTAACACTATCGCCAAATCTTGACTTTGAAATAAATTCAACAACCAAAAAATAAGCAAACGCATCAACGGCAAACATAGAAAAGCAATCATCCCGCAAAAAAGATTGAATAAAATATGAGCCATCGCCGTTCTCTTGGCAGGGACCGCCCCTCCGATTGAAGCAATGAAAGCTTTTACTGTTGTACCTACGTTCTGTCCAATCACAAGCGCCGCTGCCTGCTCAAAAGATAGGGCCTGCGCTGTCAACGCCGATAATGTAATCACGATTGCCGCGCTGGAAGATTGCATGATGATCGTCATCACAATGCCGACAAAAACGAAAACCAGCATATGTAAATACGACGTACCGCCTAATGTATCCAAATGGAATTTTCCGTCATCCCTGACATGCCTGTTTGTAAAATTCACCTTTTCACTCGATTCATAACCATAGTAAGCGTATTAATAGTTTTTATTCGACATGAGCTTCCGTTTTCCTTTATATCAATAACGAGCATAAAAAAGACGTGACATCGATCGCTCACTATCGATGTCACGTCCTAAATTGTTCATTAACTCCAGCCTTCAACCATTTCGCTGTCAACGTTTCCGCCTCTAACATCTCCGCTGGCGGGCCTTCGAAGATAATCTGACCGCCTCGCCTCCCTCCGCCTGGGCCTAATTCAATGACCCAATCGCTTGCCGCGATATAATCCAGATTATGTTCGATGATAATAACCGAATTCCCTCTATTTACAATGTTTTGAAACAAATCTAGCAACTTTCGATTATCCTTTGTGTGTAATCCCAAAGATGGCTCATCCAATACATAGATTTGTCCTTCTTTATGAAGGTGGCTCGCGAGTTTTAACCTTTGAACTTCCCCTCCACTTAGCGAGCTTGTCGTCTGTCCCAAACTCATATACCCTAATCCAACGTCTTGAAGCGTCCGAGCTCTCGTTTTAATCCGCTGAATATCAAAAAAATCAATCGCCTCGTCGATTGTTAACTTTAAAATCTCTTCGATATTTTTATCTCGGTATCGATAAGAGAGCGATTCGTTCGAATATCTCGCGCCGCCACACGCTTCGCATGAGACTGTTATAGGATCGGCAAATGCTACGTCTGGCGTCAATACTCCTTTTCCTTTGCAAACGGAACAGGCGCCTAGTGAATTAAAACTGAACAAACCAGCGGGTTGTCTCGTTTCTTTTGAGAAAAGGGACCGAATTGTGTCCATAATCCCCATGTAGGTCGCTAATGTCGAACGACTAGAGAGTCCGATAGCGCCTTGTCCAACCATAATCGTTTCTGGATATCTTGCTGTAAAGGCTTCAAACATGAGCGAACTTTTACCAGAACCCGATACCCCGCATAGAGAAACTAAAACATGCTTGGGAATTTGTACGCTTACGTTTTTCAAGTTATTGTTATTGGCTCTGTTTATTGTAAAATGCCCATTTATTTCCCTTGGACTTTTATTTATTTCTAACTTGTGATCGAGGACCGTTGCGGCGCTAGATCCTCTTAATCCTGCTAGATTGCCTTGATAGACAACTTTCCCTCCATTAACGCCCGCTTCTGGTCCCATCTCAATGATTTCATCCGCAATCTTGATCACGGAGCGATCGTGTTCGATTAAGATAATCGTGTTATGTTGTTCTTTCAGACCTTTCAGCATCTGAATTAATAAATCCACTTCTTCCGGATGGAGACCCGCGCTTGGTTCGTCAAAAATGTAGGTAAGATTGTTTAGACTACTCCCTAAATGACGCGCTATTTTCACCCTCTGCGCTTCCCCACCAGACAAAGTACCCATCTTTCTCGATAAACTTAAATAACCAAGGCCCATTTTGACGAGCTGCTGAATCGGCGGAATTGCTTGAGACGCAATCGATTCCCCCATCGGGTCGATGATCTTCTTCAGCTCGAGTAGCAATTCCGTCAATTCTAATTGACCGTATTCCGCGATATTGAGGCCGTCGATTCTACATTCCAACACTATCGGATTTAGGCCTGAACCTTGGCACGTTGGACAGGTCGCGCGCGTCGAAACGGCAAAAACATCCTCCTGGGATACTTGCTTCAACTTGGAAATATCTCTATTAATATAGAGCCGCGTAAACCTTGGCAACAATCCATCCCACTCATGATCTTGCGGTCCGTTTTTCGTATGAAATGGAGCAAAAACCCTTTCGCCTTCAGGTGGACCATATAGGAGCAGATTCCGTTTCTCTTCAGGATAGTCCTTGATCGGCAGATCCGGATCGAATAACCCGCCCGTCATCATCCAATTGCCTTGCCAACCCGAAGGAGACAGTGGCTTAAATCGCACCGCATACTCCCGCAACGACTTCTCGAAATCGACCATCTTATCTAAATCGGGGGCAACAACCTCCCCAAATCCATTGCAATCTGGGCACATGCCAAAGGAGCTGTGGCTCGAAAAATCGGTGGCGGAATCGATGGCTGGCTTGCCTATTCTCGAGAATAACAGTCGAATCAACGGATCTAAATCCATATACGTGCCGACTGTTGAACGGGAATTCCCTCCAACCGATCTTTGTTCAACCACAACAACGGGGCTTAAGTTCTGCATCAAATCGGCGCGCGGTCTCTCATACCTTGGCATTTGATTGCGGACATAGAGCGGATAATTCAACGTCATCTGCCTTCTGCTCTCCGTTGCCAACGTATCAAAAGCGACGGAGCTCTTTCCCGAACCCGACAGACCCGTAAATACAACGATTTTTTCTTTCGGTATCGTTAAATCAATATTTTTCAGATTATTTTCTTTAAGTCCTTTTAAGATGATTTCATCATTTCTTGCCGACATCTTTTCGTCCTTTCCGATTCATTCATTTCCCCGCTCCTTTTACCATAATATGAGTCTTTCAATATTGCACGATCGATATGCAAGCGCATGATTTAAAAAAACCCTTAATCTCAGATTAGATCAAGGGGTTTCACGCTTGAACAAGCGCTAGCTTCATTTTTATATTTTTATCTTAATGGTTAAAATCATGTATGGTTACTTCTACACGACGGTTTTTCTGTCTACCTTCTGGGTTGTCCGAACCGTTACTAAGCGCATTTTGGGCGACGGGCTCAGATGCTCCTTTTCCTGCCGTAGTCAGTCGATTTTCAGGAATTCCCTGCTCGATTAATGCGTTAAAAACAGCTTGGGCTCGTCTCTCTGATAGCTGTTGATTATAATCATCAGCCCCTTTACTATCTGTATGGCCCACGATTTCCACGGCTCCTTCCCCCAGACTGATGACATGCGCCAATTTTTGAATGGCGTCTCCAGATTCTGGGCGTAGTTGCTCAGAGTCAAAATCGAACAAAATACCTTCTGGTAAAGTAAGCTTCGTATTACCACCGATCTCCTCCGCTTTAAATTCATTTAAGGCGGTGATTACCGTCTTTTCCGCTTCAGATACGTCCACACTACTTTTGGTCACATAGCTTTTCGGCAGCTGGGATGTAAACGTAACAGATTCTGGGGGCGCTCTATCCTCTTTAACGTCTTGCTCAATCATTTCGTTTTGGGGTTCTTTTTGGAGATCTTCCTTTACTGTCGATGAAGAGCAAGCGGAAACAAATAATATAATGAATAACATCATCCATAATCTTTTCATTGTTACACCCTATCGCTCAATCTGAATCTGATCGAAGACTATTTTTGGATACTGCGTATTGGCGTTTTCCTCATCAGACTCTGTGGATTGTGAATTAAAAGACAGGGTAAGCGAGTTGGCTTTATCATCAAGACGCCCAACAAAAATCAGGGTCCCTTCCATTCGTTCATTTTTACCCACTCTCAAATCAACAGGCTGAAAAGAATATTCGAATCCCGTATCATCTACTAACTCCACACCCTCTAAATCAAGTTTTACATACGCGCTATACCCATTTTGAATCATAAAATCGACCGCGATATAATCGTCTTCAAAAGAAACCTTTTCAAGAGTCATAATTACGCCAGTTGGATGCTTAATCCGTTCATTGACCTCCAGATCGTTTGGTAATCCCTTGTTACTGGTCGACCTCCCGCTAGTCGGAGCATCATTGCGATCCTGATCCTCATCACCCTTTTCTTGAATCTCGCTCGTTTGTTCCTTCTGTTCTTGATCGGACATTTCTCCGACTTCATCCACCTCAGCTTCGACAGGTTCGTTTTCACTATTTCCACAACCAACAACGACACTGATGAAAATACTCATCAATAACACAGCCAACAATCTTTTTTTAATCATCTAAATCTCCTCCACTTTTTACCTTTCCCTCTAAATCTATCTATGTAAAGATACCCATTCCACTGCTTATCAACTCTCTAAGCCTACAGTCTATTATAAGATTATTTGGGAGGAAACAAATATAAGGGAAAAGTACCAATTAAATCTAGTACCCTTCCCCTATATGTATCGTACATTCATTTGCGCGCCATGCGCTCCAATTCTACTATATTTATGCTGGTGATTTAACGACTTATCTTTTCACAAACAATTCCTTTTGTTTGTAAGTTCAAAATACACTCTATTAGGTATTCTTGATCATGTTCCTTATAAATTGGAGTCATCCATTCGATTTCATCTAGTTGCTCATGCGGATCACGGCTTTTTCCGCGATACGAGGCGTCTTCCCATAGTGGATCATTGTTATAGCCTCTTCGCTTCATTTCTTGAATGACTTTCATATGGTACTGGTATAATTTATAAGGCGAATATGCAAATACATAATCTACGGTTGCATGTTTTTTCATCCACCCATTTCCACGCAGCGCGCAACACTCTCGATGTTGACCCAACAATTGTTGTCTCGGTAAACGGTCTAATAAATCTTCGTGCCATAGTCGCAATTCTTCACTTCCCCCATTCGAAGATCACGAGGCTGCAGGACTACTTAGCAGCGTATAATCAGCATAGATCAATTTGTTAATTCTCCATATCTTCAACTAGCTTTTCAGTTATATCTACCATACTTTGGGTATTTAGACTTATCATAGCGCATTCTGTCGAATTATTTTAGCAAATTTGGGCTATACTCTGGTGGCTAATAGGGACTCATTTTCTCTATGGCACCCGGCGTAGCGTAAAAAGCGGTAGTCGCCCATATATCGAAATTGTCGATCATATCCACCGGGGCCGCTGCTCCCTCTCCTCCCGTGGCCGTATTCACTGGTTCCAATCCACAAAAAAAGATTCCTTTTGGAGTCGTATATACCCATAGATACGCGGTTGAAGTCCAACTGCCAAGAGAGGTTCTTATTTAGCGTATACCGATTTAGGCAGTCAGTATACAAGCGCAGTCTTTGAGATGGCATTTTTAAAAAAACAAACCTATCGTGACGATAGGTTTGTTTTGGGCTATTTTAAATAACTATATTTTCTTGTTCGCCTTTTTCCCATTTAATAATATTGTTAAATGTAATTTCGGCTCTTCTTATCATAGCTTCATCTGTTGCAAATCCGATATGCGGAACATGAACAGTATTCGGGGCATTTAGGATAGGATAATCTGCGGGAATGGGTGGTTCCATATCCACTCTATCTAAACCGGCGCCAGCGATTATCCCATTGCGCAACGCTTCTGCCAATGCATCATTATCAACAATTGGTCCAACTGCTGTGTTGATTAAGATTGAACTAGCTTTCATCAATGCTAGCTTATCTTTATCAATTAAGCTTTTGGTTTCATCTGTTAGTGGCATATGAATGGTGACAATATCACTCGTCTCTAAGACTTCATCTAACGACTTATATTCTACACCTTTATCTATCAGTTCTTGCTTTTCGCTTCTGTTATAAGCAATGACGTGACAGCCAAAAGCTAAACCTATTTCAGCTACTGCGCTACCTATGTCTCCAGTACCTAATATTCCCAAGGTTTTGCCCTTTAAATCAGTCTGTCTGTAGCCATCCTTTGTACCTCCTTCTCTGACTACATCTTCTAAAGGTACAATACTACGTAACAGGGAAATTATTAGCCCAAAAGTAAGTTCTGCTACAGAATTTGTGCTATAACCTCCGGCATTTGAGACTTGGATTCCTTTCTCTTTACACTTTTCTAAATCGATATGATTATAACCAGTGAAGGCTACTGAAATATATTTTAATTTTTCTGCAACATCGATCACTTCACCACTCAGTGGCGTATTAGCGAGCACTAAAATCTCTGCGTCTTTGATCCTCATTTTAAGAGTCTCATCATCTAATTTCCCATCATCATAGACAACTAACTCATGACCATTATCGGCTAATGGTTTTGATATTCTATTGAACTCTTTCTCACTAATTCCTAGAGACTCTACGATTACAATTTTCATTTTTTTCTTTCCTCCATTTTTCTATAGTTACATTTCATAATACTGTTACCTTGGTTAACTTGTTATCTAAGCATATGATTATTCAGGCATTTTTTAAAATACCTTTCAAGGTAAATTACAATAGTATCTCGAGTTTTCAAACATAGGTTACACAATCACCGATCAAGGAAGACTGATTATTTGTTCTTAAAATTCCAGGAATAATTTTTCAGGTTGTTTCTGCACAGCAATTTTCCACCATTTGATTATGGTGGTCTACTTTTTTCCCAGCGTTTTTCTCTTTATTGGCCTACTATTAAACTAGCATTCATATGCTTGGGTTTCATTTCGGACACGTCCTCTCTATTTCTTATGATAGAGACTTAACTAAACGGTGTCCATACATCTATACTAGCTCCAATTCTTCTAATTCCTTCCCGTTGGAGAATAGACTATACCTCTTAAAAACACGGTAACGAATCAACAGCATCAGCAAGATCCTCATAACTATCTTTTAAATAACGCGAAGTGGTTGCAATATTACTATGGCCGACTAATCGCCTTACTTTCTCAATATCATTCCCCGTGGCCTTTAACATCCATTTACAAAACGTATGCCGAAACATATGCGGGCTTAGTTTCTTTTCTGAAGTACTGTAACCTTCAATCATCGTTTGAATACCGCGAATGGAAAACTGAGAAGACCGTTGGCTATAAAACACGTAC
The genomic region above belongs to Ammoniphilus oxalaticus and contains:
- a CDS encoding squalene/phytoene synthase family protein, whose protein sequence is MTDHNKLHDDAMDMLLRTSRTFFIPISRLSGKLQGAVAAAYLCMRAIDEIEDHPQLSAEVKMDLLRSVSEMLTSSQQKKPDFPRLFEPYQAQLAEVTLRLADWVQLIPLAAAPSVLKSTAVMASGMADWVDKNWEVQTEFDLDQYTYYVAGLVGILLSDLWQWYDGTETDRDQAVAFGRGLQAVNIIRNRQEDLDRGVDYFPEGWDYEEMFAYAKRNLAVADTYSNRLEAGEIQTFCKIPLMLAHATLQAIEDGHEKLTRQDVTEVVSQVEQEATQK
- a CDS encoding Dps family protein, producing the protein MTLTEMLNKQVANWGVLYIKFHNFHWYVKGEQFFTLHTKFEEFYTEAATHLDELAERLLALGGKPVATMSGFQEESSVRDAAGIETAEEMVQETVRDFTQIIGELKQGMELAESVNDEITGDMLLAIHSSLEKHVWMLNAFLGK
- a CDS encoding plasmid pRiA4b ORF-3 family protein translates to MIIQCTRALLNQLGIKVSELAPAEGYEAFPQSFMAWHANMIIDDDNERTIVLMNNETKFPAVICLPSHRDPSLSEISQLIRETITGVFRTEGISQEVIDAYFEKAGELSFSKTANRSLVARLNRSVQEVEVMWEYIDKDVSAQKYISMITGRMIQMAGKNEGFYPIEKTIARFRELFGENQEIFDVDLYQLKIQLTIGNHEIWRRVLVPSTYSFQHLHNIIQTVFDWQNSHMHEYFVSRPVEKKLRIMMDDNPEMMDFVDFERTEICYERFVALEEILPEYSGLLYVYDFGDSWEHTVTFEKVVKSNLFQATFVEGIGERPPEDVGGEGGFQYYLDIMADENDPEYEEMKEWAEGQRERKFSKETINRRLNDIYKSYSYHVPTYEFINN
- a CDS encoding Na/Pi symporter, giving the protein MNFTNRHVRDDGKFHLDTLGGTSYLHMLVFVFVGIVMTIIMQSSSAAIVITLSALTAQALSFEQAAALVIGQNVGTTVKAFIASIGGAVPAKRTAMAHILFNLFCGMIAFLCLPLMRLLIFWLLNLFQSQDLAIVLTVFNTLIYVVGVLVILPLLPRFTQLLERLVPGRSDTLTQFLDPSVATILQVALEAVRRTLIEVTKVIAAVGAELFMTKQMSTKMMGKLEEASHALAEVRTFLSQTNNKSLAATNQDYERQVSLIHVIDHLARLLRALEESSSASFCKLNKEINNLVARTENVFKEFDRLSNEGFIELVEQAEKNAHEMAEMRRKNRKVIIETTVLSQTDIDDAIQIVHTIHWIDRIAYHLWRTMRHLKQSQEGIMEEEEITSVI
- a CDS encoding ATP-binding cassette domain-containing protein, which encodes MSARNDEIILKGLKENNLKNIDLTIPKEKIVVFTGLSGSGKSSVAFDTLATESRRQMTLNYPLYVRNQMPRYERPRADLMQNLSPVVVVEQRSVGGNSRSTVGTYMDLDPLIRLLFSRIGKPAIDSATDFSSHSSFGMCPDCNGFGEVVAPDLDKMVDFEKSLREYAVRFKPLSPSGWQGNWMMTGGLFDPDLPIKDYPEEKRNLLLYGPPEGERVFAPFHTKNGPQDHEWDGLLPRFTRLYINRDISKLKQVSQEDVFAVSTRATCPTCQGSGLNPIVLECRIDGLNIAEYGQLELTELLLELKKIIDPMGESIASQAIPPIQQLVKMGLGYLSLSRKMGTLSGGEAQRVKIARHLGSSLNNLTYIFDEPSAGLHPEEVDLLIQMLKGLKEQHNTIILIEHDRSVIKIADEIIEMGPEAGVNGGKVVYQGNLAGLRGSSAATVLDHKLEINKSPREINGHFTINRANNNNLKNVSVQIPKHVLVSLCGVSGSGKSSLMFEAFTARYPETIMVGQGAIGLSSRSTLATYMGIMDTIRSLFSKETRQPAGLFSFNSLGACSVCKGKGVLTPDVAFADPITVSCEACGGARYSNESLSYRYRDKNIEEILKLTIDEAIDFFDIQRIKTRARTLQDVGLGYMSLGQTTSSLSGGEVQRLKLASHLHKEGQIYVLDEPSLGLHTKDNRKLLDLFQNIVNRGNSVIIIEHNLDYIAASDWVIELGPGGGRRGGQIIFEGPPAEMLEAETLTAKWLKAGVNEQFRT
- a CDS encoding OmpA family protein; this encodes MKRLWMMLFIILFVSACSSSTVKEDLQKEPQNEMIEQDVKEDRAPPESVTFTSQLPKSYVTKSSVDVSEAEKTVITALNEFKAEEIGGNTKLTLPEGILFDFDSEQLRPESGDAIQKLAHVISLGEGAVEIVGHTDSKGADDYNQQLSERRAQAVFNALIEQGIPENRLTTAGKGASEPVAQNALSNGSDNPEGRQKNRRVEVTIHDFNH
- a CDS encoding TIGR02328 family protein gives rise to the protein MRLWHEDLLDRLPRQQLLGQHRECCALRGNGWMKKHATVDYVFAYSPYKLYQYHMKVIQEMKRRGYNNDPLWEDASYRGKSRDPHEQLDEIEWMTPIYKEHDQEYLIECILNLQTKGIVCEKISR
- a CDS encoding NAD(P)-dependent oxidoreductase: MKIVIVESLGISEKEFNRISKPLADNGHELVVYDDGKLDDETLKMRIKDAEILVLANTPLSGEVIDVAEKLKYISVAFTGYNHIDLEKCKEKGIQVSNAGGYSTNSVAELTFGLIISLLRSIVPLEDVVREGGTKDGYRQTDLKGKTLGILGTGDIGSAVAEIGLAFGCHVIAYNRSEKQELIDKGVEYKSLDEVLETSDIVTIHMPLTDETKSLIDKDKLALMKASSILINTAVGPIVDNDALAEALRNGIIAGAGLDRVDMEPPIPADYPILNAPNTVHVPHIGFATDEAMIRRAEITFNNIIKWEKGEQENIVI